The following are encoded together in the Malaya genurostris strain Urasoe2022 chromosome 3, Malgen_1.1, whole genome shotgun sequence genome:
- the LOC131434850 gene encoding chromodomain-helicase-DNA-binding protein Mi-2 homolog, giving the protein MASEEEIDESIAEEETALDETGAETPQGAGAEAEENSEDEALRNLAAAQDEDEDYEPEDNRSKKSKKGKKRKARGEEKSKARKKKKRKKNDSGDESDFRQSDDGVGAGGDSDEKPKRSSRDKRKGKEEKKEEKKSGSSGADFNMPSIEEVCATFDLTDVKIEYSEEDYENLVTYKNFHAHVRPILAKENPKVPMSKLMMLVAAKWRQFSEENPNLQAEDEEDKQDDEPPPSPEYVPKSSRSRTKTEKRDEDMIYDDDDDDEEEELERERSKKKGRKSTSSSAKKGKKPKVPTLKIKFGKKKNASSEEDPDASGGSERDSDAEFEKMLQQSEEKADKEKEKAEAEAAEQAAEGADPPVRKKAKTKFGNKSKRKGRAKKSKFPDGDDGEHEHQDFCEVCQQGGEIILCDTCPKAYHLVCLDPELEDTPEGKWSCPTCETEGPVEDDDDEHQEYCRICKEGGELLCCDSCPSAYHTFCLTPPLDDIPDGDWRCPRCGCPPLQYKVQKILTWRWTTKPLDPNEPSTSKAQTIRRREYFVKFHEMSYWHCDWVTELQMDVYHPLMFRYYTRKYDMEEPPKLEEALDEADNRYKRILKMRDGGSEMDETELEEKYYKYGVKPEWLMVHRVINHRTMRDGRTLYLVKWRELAYDMATWEEEDEETPGLKNAIEYYLDLRANCTNEINSSSSSSKKSKKKGRKSRVRELEDDERLGLRRYTPPPEKPTTDLKRKYEVQPPYLDETGMRLHNYQLEGINWLRYSWAHGTDTILADEMGLGKTIQTAAFLYSLYKEGHCKGPFLVSVPLSTIINWEREFETWAPDFYCITYVGDKDSRAIIREHEISFEEGAVRGGRASKIRSSTIKFNVLLTSYEMISFDAACLGSIDWAVLVVDEAHRLKSNQSKFFKVLANYNIAYKLLLTGTPLQNNLEELFHLLNFLNSDKFNDMATFQNEFADINKEDQVKKLHEMLGPHMLRRLKTDVLKNMPTKSEFIVRVELSPLQKKYYKYVLTRNFEALNPRGGGGACSLINIMMDLKKCCNHPYLFQAAVEEAPLGPGGNYEIQSLIKAAGKLVLLEKMLKQLKEQGHRVLIFSQMTKMLDILEDFLEGLGYKYERIDGGITGTLRQEAIDRFNAPGAQQFCFLLSTRAGGLGINLATADTVIIYDSDWNPHNDIQAFSRAHRIGQANKVMIYRFVTRNSVEERVTQVAKRKMMLTHLVVRPGMGGKGANFTKQELDDILRFGTEELFKEDAKDEEAIHYDEKAVAELLDRSNKGVEEKENWANEYLSSFKVASYSTKEDVEEEVDTEIIKQDAENSDPAYWVKLLRHHYEQHQEDLSRTLGKGKRVRKQVNYTDGGVVQADPVKEDSTWQENVSDYNSDYSGNSDDQGDEDDEDGDMSRRSKRRIERKEAERDNRPLPPLLARVGGNIEVLGFNARQRKSFLNAIMRYGMPPQDAFNSQWLVRDLRGKSERNFKAYVSLFMRHLCEPGADNAETFADGVPREGLSRQHVLTRIGVMSLIRKKVQEFEHINGYYSMPELIKRPCEPVKNALSGGDTNSETPKSATTSTSATPATSAAPSPAPIGVDKEDDTSASTDDKDKKDVEEKKESLDEKKDESDAGKFGEKENKTIEKEVEVEGKTDSSSTEVKSEEIKKDTESTDEKRPDVESKPKEESKNDTVEKIDKAKEDEVKSETSSAASADAKKEEPSDDPDVKITEDPDKDKPIAIDDDDDDDVVIVKDDDDDVKKPPAKPEQLEVHKRTFMFNIADGGFTELHTLWINEEKAAVPGREYEIWHRRHDYWLLAGIVTHGYGRWQDIQNDIRFAIINEPFKMDVGKGNFLEIKNKFLARRFKLLEQSLVIEEQLRRAAVLNLAQDPSHPAMALNARFAEVECLAESHQHLSKESLAGNKPANAVLHKVLNQLEELLSDMKSDVSRLPATLARIPPVAQRLQMSERSILSRLAATGNTIQPNPPLAQFPAGFQGSTLPGFAAAAAAAANFANFRPTFSVPGQPTANYPSGSGTSK; this is encoded by the exons ATGGCGTCCGAGGAGGAAATCGACGAATCTATTGCCG AGGAAGAGACGGCACTGGACGAAACAGGAGCGGAGACGCCACAGGGAGCGGGAGCTGAAGCGGAAGAAAATTCGGAGGACGAAGCACTGCGAAATTTAGCAGCGGCCCAGGACGAAGATGAGGACTATGAGCCGGAGGATAATCGTAGCAAGAAGAGCAAGAAGGGTAAGAAACGGAAGGCTCGGGGAGAGGAGAAGAGTAAGgctcggaagaagaagaaacgaAAGAAGAACGATAGCGGTGATGAGAGCGATTTTCGGCAGAGTGACGATGGGGTTGGCGCCGGTGGTGATTCGGATGAGAAGCCCAAGCGGAGTAGCCGAGACAAACGAAAGGGCAAGGAGGAGAAGAAGGAAGAAAAGAAGAGTGGGAGCTCGGGGGCGGATTTCAATATGCCGTCGATCGAAGAGGTTTGCGCCACGTTTGATTTAACCGATGTTAAGATCGAGTACAGTGAGGAGGACTACGAGAACTTGGTGActtacaaaaattttcatgcGCATGTTAGGCCAATTTTGGCAAAGGAAAATCCGAAAGTTCCGATGTCCAAACTGATGATGCTGGTTGCAGCCAAATGGCGTCAATTCAGTGAAGAAAATCCCAACCTTCAAGCCGAGGACGAAGAAGACAAACAAGATGATGAACCGCCTCCATCACCGGAATATGTTCCGAAATCTAGTAGATCCCGAACGAAAACAGAGAAAAGGGATGAAGATATGATTtacgatgacgatgatgatgacgaggAAGAGGAGCTGGAACGAGAAAGAAGTAAGAAAAAGGGGCGAAAAAGCACTAGTTCTAGtgcaaaaaaaggtaaaaagccaAAAGTTCCGACGTTAAAGATTAAATTTGGGAAAAAGAAAAATGCAAGCTCAGAGGAAGATCCGGATGCTAGTGGAGGTTCGGAGCGGGATTCGGACGCTGAGTTTGAAAAGATGCTGCAGCAGTCAGAGGAGAAAGCCGACAAGGAAAAAGAGAAGGCTGAAGCAGAAGCGGCGGAGCAGGCTGCGGAGGGGGCTGATCCTCCGGTTCGTAAAAAGGCCAAAACCAAGTTCG GCAACAAATCCAAGAGAAAAGGACGGGCAAAAAAAAGTAAGTTCCCCGACGGTGATGATGGTGAACATGAGCACCAAGATTTTTGCGAAGTCTGTCAGCAGGGTGGCGAAATCATTTTGTGCGATACATGCCCAAAAGCTTATCATTTAGTGTGTTTGGACCCGGAACTGGAGGACACACCGGAAGGTAAATGGTCTTGTCCGACGTGCGAAACCGAGGGCCCCGTtgaagatgatgacgatgaaCATCAGGAGTACTGTCGTATCTGTAAAGAGGGCGGAGAGTTGCTATGTTGCGATAGTTGTCCGTCGGCTTATCACACATTCTGTTTGACGCCGCCGCTGGACGATATTCCGGATGGTGATTGGCGTTGTCCACGGTGCGGTTGTCCCCCGTTGCAGTACAAGGTGCAAAAAATTCTCACCTGGCGTTGGACTACCAAACCGCTGGATCCGAATGAACCGTCTACTTCGAAAGCTCAAACAATTCGTAGACGAGAATATTTCGTTAAATTCCACGAAATGTCCTACTGGCATTGCGATTGGGTCACCGAACTGCAAATGGATGTATACCATCCGTTGATGTTCCGTTACTACACCAGGAAGTACGACATGGAGGAACCTCCCAAACTGGAGGAAGCGCTGGACGAGGCGGACAACCGTTACAAGCGAATTTTGAAGATGCGTGATGGCGGCAGTGAAATGGATGAAACCGAGTTGGAAGAGAAGTATTACAAGTACGGTGTCAAACCTGAATGGCTGATGGTTCATCGTGTCATCAATCACCGTACGATGCGGGACGGTCGTACGCTGTATCTCGTCAAGTGGCGTGAATTGGCCTACGATATGGCAACCTGGGAAGAGGAGGATGAAGAAACGCCGGGTTTAAAAAATGCTATCGAGTATTACTTGGATTTAAGAGCAAACTGCACTAACGAAATCAACTCCAGCTCCAGTAGTAGCAAAAAGAGCAAAAAGAAAGGTCGTAAATCGCGTGTCAGAGAATTGGAAGACGATGAAAGATTGGGTCTCAGACGTTACACTCCACCCCCAGAGAAGCCTACCACTGATTTGAAGCGCAAGTATGAAGTTCAACCACCGTATTTGGACGAAACTGGAATGCGACTTCACAATTACCAGCTAGAGGGTATCAACTGGTTACGTTACTCTTGGGCCCACGGAACGGACACAATTTTAGCAGACGAAATGGGTCTGGGTAAAACCATTCAAACAGCTGCTTTTCTATATTCATTGTACAAGGAAGGTCACTGCAAAGGACCCTTTTTGGTGTCTGTCCCGCTCTCTACGATCATCAATTGGGAGCGTGAATTCGAAACATGGGCCCCGGACTTCTATTGCATCACCTATGTCGGTGATAAAGACTCTCGAGCTATCATTCGCGAGCACGAGATATCGTTTGAAGAAGGTGCAGTTCGCGGTGGACGAGCTTCGAAGATTCGATCCAGCACCATCAAGTTCAATGTTTTGTTGACCAGCTACGAAATGATTTCGTTCGATGCTGCTTGTTTGGGTTCGATTGATTGGGCAGTGCTGGTCGTGGATGAAGCCCATCGACTTAAGTCCAACCAGAGCAAGTTCTTCAAAGTGCTCGCCAACTACAATATCGCCTACAAGTTGCTATTGACCGGTACACCCCTGCAGAATAACTTGGAGGAGCTGTTCCATCTGCTCAACTTTTTGAACAGCGACAAATTCAATGACATGGCGACTTTCCAGAACGAGTTTGCTGATATCAACAAGGAAGATCAG GTGAAAAAATTGCACGAGATGCTGGGCCCGCACATGCTGCGTCGCCTCAAGACCGATGTGCTGAAGAACATGCCCACCAAGTCGGAGTTTATCGTACGAGTCGAACTGTCCCCGCTGCAGAAGAAGTACTACAAATACGTTCTGACGCGCAACTTTGAGGCGTTGAATCCAAGGGGCGGCGGAGGAGCTTGTTCCCTCATCAACATCATGATGGATCTGAAAAAGTGCTGCAACCATCCGTATTTGTTCCAGGCGGCCGTAGAGGAAGCCCCCCTGGGTCCTGGTGGGAACTATGAGATTCAATCGTTGATCAAGGCGGCTGGAAAGTTGGTGTTGCTGGAgaaaatgttgaaacaactgaaGGAACAGGGCCATCGGGTGTTGATTTTTTCGCAGATGACAAAGATGTTGGATATTTTGGAGGATTTTTTGGAAGGCTTGGGCTATAAGTATGAGCGTATTGATGGTGGTATTACCGGTACACTTCGACAGGAAGCTATCGATCGGTTCAATGCTCCGGGAGCACAACAGTTCTGTTTTCTGCTGTCTACCCGCGCTGGTGGACTGGGTATCAATTTGGCAACGGCTGATACTGTAATCATCTACGATTCCGATTGGAACCCGCACAACGATATTCAGGCGTTTTCGCGTGCGCATCGAATTGGACAAGCCAACAAGGTTATGATTTATCGGTTCGTTACCAGGAATTCCGTGGAGGAGCGAGTCACGCAGGTCGCTAAAAGAAAAATGATGTTGACTCATCTGGTGGTACGGCCAGGCATGGGTGGAAAAGGAGCCAATTTTACCAAACAGGAGCTGGATGATATTTTGCGATTCGGTACAGAGGAACTGTTCAAGGAGGACGCCAAGGATGAAGAAGCCATCCATTACGATGAGAAGGCGGTGGCAGAGCTGTTGGATCGATCCAATAAGGGTGTGGAGGAGAAGGAAAATTGGGCTAACGAGTATTTGTCGTCCTTTAAGGTGGCTTCCTATTCGACGAAAGAAGATGTTGAAGAAGAAGTAGATACCGAAATCATCAAGCAGGACGCCGAGAATTCTGATCCGGCATACTGGGTTAAGTTGCTTCGTCATCATTACGAACAACACCAGGAAGATTTGTCCCGAACTTTGGGCAAGGGAAAACGTGTTCGTAAGCAGGTTAACTACACGGACGGCGGAGTCGTACAAGCGGACCCAGTCAAAGAGGATTCGACCTGGCAGGAGAATGTTTCCGACTACAATTCAGATTATTCTGGTAACTCCGACGACCAGGGCGACGAGGATGATGAGGATGGCGATATGAGTCGGCGAAGCAAAAGAAGAATCGAACGGAAGGAAGCTGAGAGAGACAATCGACCACTTCCTCCATTATTGGCCCGAGTGGGTGGTAATATTGAAGTACTGGGCTTCAATGCCCGTCAGCGGAAAAGCTTCCTCAATGCCATTATGCGCTATGGAATGCCACCGCAAGATGCATTCAACTCACAGTGGCTCGTGCGTGATCTGCGTGGGAAATCGGAGCGAAACTTCAAAGCGTACGTGTCTCTTTTCATGCGACATTTGTGCGAACCGGGCGCGGATAACGCGGAGACATTTGCTGACGGGGTACCGCGGGAAGGTCTCAGTCGGCAGCATGTGCTAACGAGAATCGGTGTGATGTCGTTGATTCGCAAGAAAGTACAGGAGTTTGAGCACATTAACGGTTACTACAGCATGCCAGAGCTGATCAAACGACCGTGCGAACCGGTTAAAAACGCTTTGAGTGGCGGTGATACGAACAGTGAAACACCGAAATCTGCTACGACGAGTACGAGCGCAACTCCGGCTACGAGTGCTGCTCCCAGTCCGGCCCCAATCGGTGTGGACAAGGAAGACGACACGAGTGCTTCCACCGATGATAAAGATAAGAAAGATGTGGAGGAGAAAAAAGAATCATTAGACGAGAAGAAAGATGAATCGGATGCCGGTAAATTCggagagaaagaaaataaaACCATCGAAAAGGAGGTAGAAGTTGAAGGAAAGACAGATTCGTCCTCTACTGAAGTAAAATCGGAAGAAATTAAAAAAGACACAGAATCTACTGACGAGAAGAGACCGGATGTAGAATCCAAACCCAAGGAAGAATCTAAGAATGACACCGTTGAAAAAATAGATAAAGCAAAAGAAGATGAAGTAAAAAGCGAAACGTCTTCTGCTGCATCAGCAGATGCCAAAAAGGAAGAACCGTCGGATGATCCGGATGTCAAAATCACAGAAGATCCAGACAAGGATAAACCAATCGCAatcgatgatgatgacgatgatgatgtggTCATTGTGaaggacgacgacgacgatgtgaAGAAACCTCCCGCAAAACCTGAGCAATTGGAAGTCCACAAGCGGACATTTATGTTCAACATAGCCGATGGTGGGTTCACTGAACTGCACACGCTTTGGATCAACGAAGAGAAGGCTGCGGTCCCAGGAAGAGAATATGAGATATGGCACCGTCGCCATGACTACTGGCTGCTGGCCGGAATAGTAACCCATGGTTATGGTCGCTGGCAGGACATCCAAAATGATATACGTTTTGCGATTATAAACGAACCTTTCAAAATGGACGTTGGTAAAGGTAATTTCTTggaaatcaaaaacaaattccTTGCTCGTCGCTTTAAGCTGCTGGAACAGTCACTCGTCATCGAGGAACAACTGCGACGAGCTGCCGTGCTGAATCTTGCCCAAGATCCGAGCCATCCGGCGATGGCTTTAAATGCTCGGTTTGCTGAGGTGGAATGCCTGGCTGAGTCTCACCAGCATTTGAGCAAGGAATCTCTAGCTGGAAATAAACCAGCCAACGCCGTCCTGCACAAAGTCCTCAATCAGTTAGAGGAACTGCTGTCCGATATGAAGAGTGATGTTTCGCGACTTCCTGCTACATTGGCACGCATACCACCGGTTGCTCAACGACTGCAAATGTCAGAGCGGTCGATTCTATCTCGATTGGCTGCCACTGGGAATACTATCCAACCAAATC CACCATTGGCTCAATTCCCGGCTGGTTTCCAAGGGTCGACACTACCAGGATTTGCGGCGGCCGCCGCTGCTGCTGCGAATTTTGCAAACTTCCGACCCACATTTTCTGTGCCCGGACAACCAACCGCCAACTACCCCAGCGGATCGGGAACATCTAAATAA